The following are from one region of the Andrena cerasifolii isolate SP2316 chromosome 1, iyAndCera1_principal, whole genome shotgun sequence genome:
- the Nucb1 gene encoding nucleobindin 1 isoform X3: MQYFLLFVLLSVVVQLSVAPPVNQKAKDGEHDSENEIEDVEERDDIMEYRRYLMEVVQVLESDQEFRAKLEKANDADIHTGKIAEELQFVNHNVRTRLDEIKREELERLRHLATKEHALKEGLQSDHLKVAEHLDHTNTRTFEISDLKRLIAKTAKDLAEADRKRREEFKEQEMEKEFEEQEKLKHMDEAERKKYEEEIHELKERQKKHDPVHHPGSKQQLEEVWEKQDHMDGADFNPKTFFFMHDIDGNGVWDQNEVKVLFLKELDKLYAQGTPQQDLLKRAEEMERMREHVFNEADFNKDGLISYDEFFEQTRNPDFQKDEGWQPLDEQQIYTHEEFEAFERHKQEEIQKLIAKGMLPPHPGNIPAQHEPFPPQYAHAPIPPQQYMPGRDPNQQLPHQQQFQDQNNPQYQQPHGMAPQQQYPNVPVQQLHGQVPPQQYQPQHQQFQGQLPPNQQYQQMQPPQPQVPVQQLNPGSVPVQQHPGQVPVQQHQNPVPAQQQQGEVPAQQNTANQVPQNAQHNAAPQQTNPSQPNSQPAQASAHQDVARNQVKTDEQA, from the exons ATGCAGTACTTCCTGCTATTTGTCTTGCTAAGTGTCGTGGTGCAGTTATCCGTCGCACCGCCCGTCAACCAAAAGGCCAAAGACGGGGAGCACGACAGTGAAAATGAAATCGAAGATGTGGAAGAAAGG GACGACATTATGGAGTACCGTAGGTATCTAATGGAGGTGGTTCAAGTGTTAGAAAGCGATCAAGAGTTTCGGGCGAAGTTGGAGAAGGCGAACGACGCGGATATACAC ACAGGGAAAATAGCCGAGGAGCTACAGTTTGTCAATCACAATGTTAGGACGAGATTGGACGAGATAAAAAGAGAGGAGCTGGAAAGGTTGAGGCACCTCGCGACAAAGGAGCACGCGTTAAAAGAGGGTTTACAATCGGACCATCTAAAGGTGGCCGAGCATCTAGACCATACTAATACACGAACATTTGAAATATCGGATCTAAAGAGATTAATCGCCAAG ACTGCGAAGGACTTGGCCGAGGCAGATAGAAAACGACGAGAGGAATTCAAGGAGCAAGAGATGGAAAAGGAGTTCGAAGAGCAGGAGAAATTAAAGC ACATGGATGAAGCGGAACGAAAAAAGTACGAAGAAGAAATACACGAGCTGAAGGAGAGGCAGAAGAAGCATGATCCG GTGCATCATCCAGGTAGCAAGCAGCAACTGGAAGAAGTATGGGAGAAACAGGATCACATGGATGGCGCAGATTTCAAtcctaaaacatttttcttcatGCATG ACATTGATGGTAACGGAGTGTGGGATCAGAACGAAGTGAAAGTACTATTTTTGAAGGAGTTAGATAAACTTTACGCTCAAGGAACACCGCAACAGGATTTGCTAAAGCGTgcggaagagatggaacgaatGAGAGAACATGTGTTCAACGAAGCTGACTTTAACAAAGACGGACTTATTAG CTACGACGAGTTTTTCGAGCAAACGAGGaacccagattttcaaaaagacgAGGGTTGGCAGCCATTAGACGAGCAACAGATTTATACTCACGAAGAGTTTGAAGCTTTCGAAAGGCACAAGCAAGAGGAAATACAGAAACTTATTGCCAAAGGAATG CTACCACCGCACCCAGGTAATATACCTGCGCAACACGAGCCG TTCCCGCCACAGTACGCACACGCGCCGATTCCGCCGCAGCAGTACATGCCTGGTAGAGATCCGAATCAGCAACTTCCGCACCAGCAACAATTCCAAGACCAGAACAATCCGCAATATCAGCAGCCGCACGGCATGGCCCCTCAGCAGCAATACCCTAACGTTCCAGTACAGCAACTTCACGGACAAGTTCCTCCACAACAGTATCAGCCGCAACACCAGCAATTCCAAGGTCAACTGCCACCGAATCAACAATACCAGCAGATGCAACCACCGCAGCCACAAGTTCCTGTTCAGCAGCTGAACCCTGGCTCGGTGCCTGTTCAGCAACATCCGGGACAAGTACCCGTTCAGCAACATCAAAATCCAGTTCCGGCTCAGCAACAGCAGGGAGAAGTTCCGGCTCAGCAGAACACCGCCAATCAAGTACCGCAAAATGCTCAACACAACGCCGCACCGCAACAGACTAACCCGAGCCAACCAAACTCGCAGCCTGCGCAAGCTTCCGCGCACCAGGACGTTGCCAGAAATCAAGTAAAAACTGACGAGCAAGCGTAA
- the Nucb1 gene encoding nucleobindin 1 isoform X2: MFIASTSFPLKRFALAGSFEQLSHASGNMQYFLLFVLLSVVVQLSVAPPVNQKAKDGEHDSENEIEDVEERDDIMEYRRYLMEVVQVLESDQEFRAKLEKANDADIHTGKIAEELQFVNHNVRTRLDEIKREELERLRHLATKEHALKEGLQSDHLKVAEHLDHTNTRTFEISDLKRLIAKTAKDLAEADRKRREEFKEQEMEKEFEEQEKLKHMDEAERKKYEEEIHELKERQKKHDPVHHPGSKQQLEEVWEKQDHMDGADFNPKTFFFMHDIDGNGVWDQNEVKVLFLKELDKLYAQGTPQQDLLKRAEEMERMREHVFNEADFNKDGLISYDEFFEQTRNPDFQKDEGWQPLDEQQIYTHEEFEAFERHKQEEIQKLIAKGMFPPQYAHAPIPPQQYMPGRDPNQQLPHQQQFQDQNNPQYQQPHGMAPQQQYPNVPVQQLHGQVPPQQYQPQHQQFQGQLPPNQQYQQMQPPQPQVPVQQLNPGSVPVQQHPGQVPVQQHQNPVPAQQQQGEVPAQQNTANQVPQNAQHNAAPQQTNPSQPNSQPAQASAHQDVARNQVKTDEQA; encoded by the exons ATGTTTATCGCGTCAACGAGTTTTCCTCTTAAACGCTTCGCTCTCGCTGGTTCTTTCGAGCAGCTGTCGCACGCTTCCGG AAATATGCAGTACTTCCTGCTATTTGTCTTGCTAAGTGTCGTGGTGCAGTTATCCGTCGCACCGCCCGTCAACCAAAAGGCCAAAGACGGGGAGCACGACAGTGAAAATGAAATCGAAGATGTGGAAGAAAGG GACGACATTATGGAGTACCGTAGGTATCTAATGGAGGTGGTTCAAGTGTTAGAAAGCGATCAAGAGTTTCGGGCGAAGTTGGAGAAGGCGAACGACGCGGATATACAC ACAGGGAAAATAGCCGAGGAGCTACAGTTTGTCAATCACAATGTTAGGACGAGATTGGACGAGATAAAAAGAGAGGAGCTGGAAAGGTTGAGGCACCTCGCGACAAAGGAGCACGCGTTAAAAGAGGGTTTACAATCGGACCATCTAAAGGTGGCCGAGCATCTAGACCATACTAATACACGAACATTTGAAATATCGGATCTAAAGAGATTAATCGCCAAG ACTGCGAAGGACTTGGCCGAGGCAGATAGAAAACGACGAGAGGAATTCAAGGAGCAAGAGATGGAAAAGGAGTTCGAAGAGCAGGAGAAATTAAAGC ACATGGATGAAGCGGAACGAAAAAAGTACGAAGAAGAAATACACGAGCTGAAGGAGAGGCAGAAGAAGCATGATCCG GTGCATCATCCAGGTAGCAAGCAGCAACTGGAAGAAGTATGGGAGAAACAGGATCACATGGATGGCGCAGATTTCAAtcctaaaacatttttcttcatGCATG ACATTGATGGTAACGGAGTGTGGGATCAGAACGAAGTGAAAGTACTATTTTTGAAGGAGTTAGATAAACTTTACGCTCAAGGAACACCGCAACAGGATTTGCTAAAGCGTgcggaagagatggaacgaatGAGAGAACATGTGTTCAACGAAGCTGACTTTAACAAAGACGGACTTATTAG CTACGACGAGTTTTTCGAGCAAACGAGGaacccagattttcaaaaagacgAGGGTTGGCAGCCATTAGACGAGCAACAGATTTATACTCACGAAGAGTTTGAAGCTTTCGAAAGGCACAAGCAAGAGGAAATACAGAAACTTATTGCCAAAGGAATG TTCCCGCCACAGTACGCACACGCGCCGATTCCGCCGCAGCAGTACATGCCTGGTAGAGATCCGAATCAGCAACTTCCGCACCAGCAACAATTCCAAGACCAGAACAATCCGCAATATCAGCAGCCGCACGGCATGGCCCCTCAGCAGCAATACCCTAACGTTCCAGTACAGCAACTTCACGGACAAGTTCCTCCACAACAGTATCAGCCGCAACACCAGCAATTCCAAGGTCAACTGCCACCGAATCAACAATACCAGCAGATGCAACCACCGCAGCCACAAGTTCCTGTTCAGCAGCTGAACCCTGGCTCGGTGCCTGTTCAGCAACATCCGGGACAAGTACCCGTTCAGCAACATCAAAATCCAGTTCCGGCTCAGCAACAGCAGGGAGAAGTTCCGGCTCAGCAGAACACCGCCAATCAAGTACCGCAAAATGCTCAACACAACGCCGCACCGCAACAGACTAACCCGAGCCAACCAAACTCGCAGCCTGCGCAAGCTTCCGCGCACCAGGACGTTGCCAGAAATCAAGTAAAAACTGACGAGCAAGCGTAA
- the Nucb1 gene encoding nucleobindin 1 isoform X1, producing MFIASTSFPLKRFALAGSFEQLSHASGNMQYFLLFVLLSVVVQLSVAPPVNQKAKDGEHDSENEIEDVEERDDIMEYRRYLMEVVQVLESDQEFRAKLEKANDADIHTGKIAEELQFVNHNVRTRLDEIKREELERLRHLATKEHALKEGLQSDHLKVAEHLDHTNTRTFEISDLKRLIAKTAKDLAEADRKRREEFKEQEMEKEFEEQEKLKHMDEAERKKYEEEIHELKERQKKHDPVHHPGSKQQLEEVWEKQDHMDGADFNPKTFFFMHDIDGNGVWDQNEVKVLFLKELDKLYAQGTPQQDLLKRAEEMERMREHVFNEADFNKDGLISYDEFFEQTRNPDFQKDEGWQPLDEQQIYTHEEFEAFERHKQEEIQKLIAKGMLPPHPGNIPAQHEPFPPQYAHAPIPPQQYMPGRDPNQQLPHQQQFQDQNNPQYQQPHGMAPQQQYPNVPVQQLHGQVPPQQYQPQHQQFQGQLPPNQQYQQMQPPQPQVPVQQLNPGSVPVQQHPGQVPVQQHQNPVPAQQQQGEVPAQQNTANQVPQNAQHNAAPQQTNPSQPNSQPAQASAHQDVARNQVKTDEQA from the exons ATGTTTATCGCGTCAACGAGTTTTCCTCTTAAACGCTTCGCTCTCGCTGGTTCTTTCGAGCAGCTGTCGCACGCTTCCGG AAATATGCAGTACTTCCTGCTATTTGTCTTGCTAAGTGTCGTGGTGCAGTTATCCGTCGCACCGCCCGTCAACCAAAAGGCCAAAGACGGGGAGCACGACAGTGAAAATGAAATCGAAGATGTGGAAGAAAGG GACGACATTATGGAGTACCGTAGGTATCTAATGGAGGTGGTTCAAGTGTTAGAAAGCGATCAAGAGTTTCGGGCGAAGTTGGAGAAGGCGAACGACGCGGATATACAC ACAGGGAAAATAGCCGAGGAGCTACAGTTTGTCAATCACAATGTTAGGACGAGATTGGACGAGATAAAAAGAGAGGAGCTGGAAAGGTTGAGGCACCTCGCGACAAAGGAGCACGCGTTAAAAGAGGGTTTACAATCGGACCATCTAAAGGTGGCCGAGCATCTAGACCATACTAATACACGAACATTTGAAATATCGGATCTAAAGAGATTAATCGCCAAG ACTGCGAAGGACTTGGCCGAGGCAGATAGAAAACGACGAGAGGAATTCAAGGAGCAAGAGATGGAAAAGGAGTTCGAAGAGCAGGAGAAATTAAAGC ACATGGATGAAGCGGAACGAAAAAAGTACGAAGAAGAAATACACGAGCTGAAGGAGAGGCAGAAGAAGCATGATCCG GTGCATCATCCAGGTAGCAAGCAGCAACTGGAAGAAGTATGGGAGAAACAGGATCACATGGATGGCGCAGATTTCAAtcctaaaacatttttcttcatGCATG ACATTGATGGTAACGGAGTGTGGGATCAGAACGAAGTGAAAGTACTATTTTTGAAGGAGTTAGATAAACTTTACGCTCAAGGAACACCGCAACAGGATTTGCTAAAGCGTgcggaagagatggaacgaatGAGAGAACATGTGTTCAACGAAGCTGACTTTAACAAAGACGGACTTATTAG CTACGACGAGTTTTTCGAGCAAACGAGGaacccagattttcaaaaagacgAGGGTTGGCAGCCATTAGACGAGCAACAGATTTATACTCACGAAGAGTTTGAAGCTTTCGAAAGGCACAAGCAAGAGGAAATACAGAAACTTATTGCCAAAGGAATG CTACCACCGCACCCAGGTAATATACCTGCGCAACACGAGCCG TTCCCGCCACAGTACGCACACGCGCCGATTCCGCCGCAGCAGTACATGCCTGGTAGAGATCCGAATCAGCAACTTCCGCACCAGCAACAATTCCAAGACCAGAACAATCCGCAATATCAGCAGCCGCACGGCATGGCCCCTCAGCAGCAATACCCTAACGTTCCAGTACAGCAACTTCACGGACAAGTTCCTCCACAACAGTATCAGCCGCAACACCAGCAATTCCAAGGTCAACTGCCACCGAATCAACAATACCAGCAGATGCAACCACCGCAGCCACAAGTTCCTGTTCAGCAGCTGAACCCTGGCTCGGTGCCTGTTCAGCAACATCCGGGACAAGTACCCGTTCAGCAACATCAAAATCCAGTTCCGGCTCAGCAACAGCAGGGAGAAGTTCCGGCTCAGCAGAACACCGCCAATCAAGTACCGCAAAATGCTCAACACAACGCCGCACCGCAACAGACTAACCCGAGCCAACCAAACTCGCAGCCTGCGCAAGCTTCCGCGCACCAGGACGTTGCCAGAAATCAAGTAAAAACTGACGAGCAAGCGTAA